Proteins encoded by one window of Parabacteroides sp. FAFU027:
- the hydF gene encoding [FeFe] hydrogenase H-cluster maturation GTPase HydF: MKGKDLKPHIGIFGRRNLGKSSLINLLSGQDVAIVSEQAGTTTDPVKKSVEIFGIGPAILVDTAGIDDEGTLGAKRVERTKQVLPTLDAALVVMAHNSFNTEEIELIEQLNNFSVPYVILHQKSDLEELQTETLKKIRAVTEAPVIETNTIDLTMRDKIIEALKPVIPTTAFVKPQLLEGLIKPKDVVLLVTPIDLAAPEGRMILPQVMALRDVLDHDAICVTVKETELEDFLKTGIRPALVITDSQAFGLVSRIVPKDIPLTGFSIVFARFKGDFANFMKGTVKLSHLNDGDKILILESCTHQVTCDDIGRVKLPRWIREFSKKNVEFDVVSGNAPLPQDLSQYALVLQCGGCMVTRKQIINRLKMATDKGVAVTNYGMAIAYLHGIFDRVTAPFAHINE, translated from the coding sequence ATGAAAGGAAAAGACTTAAAACCGCATATCGGCATTTTTGGCCGACGGAATCTGGGCAAAAGCTCATTGATCAACCTGCTCTCGGGCCAGGATGTAGCTATCGTGTCGGAACAGGCAGGTACGACAACCGACCCTGTGAAGAAATCGGTAGAGATTTTCGGAATCGGTCCGGCTATCCTCGTGGACACCGCCGGGATCGACGACGAAGGAACATTGGGAGCAAAACGGGTAGAGCGCACCAAACAAGTACTGCCAACACTTGATGCTGCCTTGGTGGTAATGGCGCATAACTCATTTAACACAGAAGAGATTGAGCTCATTGAACAACTCAACAACTTCAGTGTCCCTTACGTGATTCTGCACCAGAAAAGCGACCTGGAAGAGCTCCAAACCGAGACTCTGAAGAAAATCCGCGCAGTGACTGAAGCTCCGGTCATCGAGACTAACACCATCGACCTCACCATGCGGGACAAAATCATCGAAGCGCTCAAACCGGTCATTCCGACCACTGCATTTGTAAAGCCACAACTGCTCGAAGGTTTGATTAAACCGAAAGATGTGGTGCTGCTGGTGACCCCGATTGACCTCGCGGCACCGGAAGGTCGCATGATTCTGCCTCAGGTGATGGCCCTGCGCGATGTGCTTGACCATGATGCGATTTGCGTGACGGTGAAAGAAACTGAACTGGAGGATTTTCTGAAAACAGGTATCCGTCCGGCATTGGTCATCACAGACAGCCAGGCCTTTGGACTGGTATCCAGGATAGTCCCGAAAGATATTCCGCTAACCGGATTCAGCATTGTCTTTGCCCGGTTTAAAGGTGATTTCGCCAACTTCATGAAAGGAACTGTCAAGCTGTCGCACCTCAACGACGGAGATAAGATCCTCATCCTCGAATCCTGTACCCATCAGGTCACCTGCGATGATATTGGCCGGGTGAAACTTCCGCGCTGGATTCGTGAGTTTTCGAAGAAAAACGTGGAGTTTGATGTTGTTTCCGGAAATGCACCGCTTCCGCAAGACCTGAGCCAATACGCGCTGGTACTGCAATGCGGCGGTTGCATGGTCACCCGTAAACAAATTATCAACCGACTGAAGATGGCTACCGACAAGGGCGTTGCCGTGACCAACTACGGCATGGCCATTGCTTATCTGCACGGTATTTTCGACCGGGTGACGGCTCCATTTGCCCATATCAACGAATAA
- the hydE gene encoding [FeFe] hydrogenase H-cluster radical SAM maturase HydE translates to MIETILQKGTFTREDLIELLNAEGEERQLLLRRAAEVKEAEVGNVVYLRGLIEFSNRCAKNCLYCGIRYDNKSVHRYSVSDEEILEAAKYAYGQRFGSIVLQSGEIVSPVFTEHVERLLQEIKKLSDGELGITLSCGEQSEETYRRWFKAGAHRYLLRIESSTPELYAKIHPNDENHSYQHRVDCLMLLNKIGYQVGTGVMVGLPFQTVEHLANDLLFMRDLDIDMCGMGPYIEHQETPLYAYKETLWPLQKRFDMTQNMVAILRIMMKDINIAATTALQAIDKLGREKVIRTGANIIMPNITPGIYRNDYKLYENKPCTDENADDCTRCIEVRVKLADNEVGFAEWGDSKHYKKKKRK, encoded by the coding sequence ATGATTGAAACAATTCTCCAAAAAGGGACCTTCACCCGCGAGGACCTAATTGAACTCCTCAACGCGGAGGGCGAAGAGCGCCAGCTGCTGCTCCGACGTGCCGCCGAAGTCAAAGAGGCGGAAGTGGGCAACGTGGTCTATCTGCGGGGGCTGATTGAGTTCTCCAACCGATGCGCAAAAAATTGCCTCTACTGCGGCATCCGGTACGACAACAAATCGGTGCATCGCTATTCGGTTTCGGATGAGGAGATTCTGGAAGCGGCGAAATACGCTTACGGGCAGCGGTTCGGCTCCATCGTGTTGCAATCCGGTGAAATCGTCAGCCCTGTATTTACAGAACATGTGGAACGACTTCTACAGGAGATTAAAAAGTTATCCGACGGGGAACTGGGCATTACACTTTCCTGCGGCGAACAGAGTGAAGAGACTTATCGCCGGTGGTTTAAGGCCGGAGCGCACCGTTACCTGTTGCGCATCGAAAGTTCGACGCCGGAGTTATACGCAAAAATTCACCCGAATGATGAAAATCACAGTTATCAACACCGTGTGGATTGTCTGATGTTGCTCAATAAAATCGGCTACCAAGTGGGAACCGGAGTAATGGTGGGGCTGCCATTCCAAACGGTCGAACATCTGGCCAATGATTTGCTCTTTATGCGGGATCTGGACATCGACATGTGCGGTATGGGGCCATACATCGAACATCAGGAGACTCCGCTATATGCCTACAAAGAGACTCTTTGGCCGTTACAAAAGCGTTTTGACATGACGCAAAATATGGTGGCCATCCTCCGCATCATGATGAAGGATATCAACATCGCAGCGACCACCGCATTGCAGGCGATTGATAAGCTGGGAAGGGAAAAAGTGATCCGCACCGGAGCCAACATCATCATGCCCAATATCACTCCCGGCATTTACCGAAATGATTACAAGCTCTATGAAAATAAGCCCTGCACCGATGAAAATGCCGACGATTGCACCCGGTGCATCGAAGTGCGGGTAAAACTGGCGGATAACGAAGTGGGATTTGCCGAATGGGGGGACTCGAAACACTATAAGAAGAAAAAACGGAAGTAA
- a CDS encoding DUF3410 domain-containing protein, with translation MKKLIIAADDKIPALKGLIENYAEVTYLPAKGFNRDTIKDANVLLVRTPTKCNRELLEGSAVEFIGTANIGFDHIDREYCAAHHIEWENAPACNADSVTQYILATLMHLSKTRIKLEGKTIGIIGVGNIGTRVARVCEALGMRVLLNDPPRARKEGKDGFVDLETIANEADIITFHTPMVRAGEFQTFHLANEYFFHQLKKHPYIINTARGGIIDETALLHALKCSLVEGVIIDCWENEPEINRELLKEAILATPHIAGFSTDGKLNATRITLENVSEFFDVPIDISSIVPPAAPHPLIDLRENVNYRIEEAILKTYDIELDSRRLKEDPGMFVSFRDNYYLRREPKAYQVIGAVGKEKELLGKLGFQIIEE, from the coding sequence ATGAAGAAACTCATCATCGCCGCGGATGACAAAATTCCGGCGCTCAAAGGACTCATCGAGAATTATGCGGAGGTGACCTACCTTCCCGCCAAAGGATTTAACCGCGATACGATAAAGGATGCCAACGTCTTGTTGGTTCGAACCCCCACCAAGTGTAACCGTGAACTGCTCGAAGGTAGTGCGGTGGAGTTTATCGGTACGGCCAATATCGGTTTCGACCACATCGACCGTGAATATTGTGCCGCTCATCACATCGAGTGGGAAAATGCTCCGGCATGTAATGCCGATTCTGTTACCCAGTACATTCTGGCTACTCTGATGCATCTTTCTAAGACCCGCATCAAACTCGAAGGAAAAACCATTGGTATCATCGGTGTCGGTAATATCGGGACCCGCGTAGCCCGTGTGTGCGAAGCGCTGGGCATGCGTGTCTTGCTCAACGACCCGCCCCGTGCCCGCAAAGAGGGCAAGGATGGTTTTGTCGATTTGGAAACAATCGCCAATGAAGCGGACATCATCACTTTTCACACCCCGATGGTGCGTGCGGGAGAGTTCCAGACCTTTCATTTGGCAAACGAATATTTCTTCCACCAGTTGAAAAAACACCCATACATCATCAATACGGCCCGGGGAGGGATTATTGATGAAACGGCGTTGCTGCATGCCCTGAAATGTAGCCTGGTGGAAGGTGTTATTATTGATTGTTGGGAAAATGAACCGGAGATTAACCGCGAATTGCTGAAGGAGGCCATTCTGGCAACGCCGCACATTGCAGGATTCTCAACTGACGGAAAGCTCAATGCGACCCGCATTACGTTGGAAAATGTATCGGAATTCTTCGATGTGCCGATTGATATCAGCAGCATCGTTCCTCCAGCTGCGCCTCATCCGCTTATTGACCTGCGTGAAAATGTCAATTACCGCATAGAGGAAGCCATCCTGAAAACGTATGATATCGAACTCGATTCCCGCCGTCTCAAGGAAGACCCGGGCATGTTCGTTTCATTCCGCGATAATTACTACCTCCGTCGCGAACCTAAAGCTTATCAGGTAATAGGGGCTGTAGGAAAAGAGAAGGAGCTGCTCGGGAAACTGGGATTTCAGATTATTGAAGAATAG
- a CDS encoding ATP-binding cassette domain-containing protein, with the protein MSIQLNNISKSYDERQVLHSVGFDIPKGEVVAFLGPNGAGKSTTMKIITGLLAADEGTAKVCGIDVSTDPMAVKRLIGYLPENNPLYPDMYVREYLEFAAGFYPMKGDAKQRIDQLIEQTGLTKEQTKKIGQLSKGYRQRVGLAQALMHDPEVLILDEPTTGLDPNQLIEIRNFIRELGREKTVILSTHILQEAAAMCERTIIINDGKIVADDLTERLLRTGANRQSIDVEFLNEVSVEELESLADVINVEKVSGKYYRLTAESDIRESLFRTSVEKGWVILTLTRKEFTLEELFGRLTQKG; encoded by the coding sequence ATGTCCATTCAACTCAATAATATATCCAAAAGCTACGACGAGCGTCAGGTCTTACATTCCGTCGGATTTGACATCCCGAAAGGGGAGGTGGTCGCTTTCCTGGGGCCTAACGGTGCCGGTAAATCTACTACGATGAAGATCATCACCGGACTGCTGGCTGCTGATGAAGGTACTGCTAAAGTGTGCGGGATAGATGTCTCAACCGACCCGATGGCCGTTAAGCGACTGATTGGGTATTTGCCCGAGAATAACCCGCTTTACCCCGATATGTACGTGCGTGAATATTTAGAGTTTGCGGCCGGATTTTATCCAATGAAGGGAGACGCAAAACAACGCATCGACCAATTGATCGAACAGACGGGCCTGACGAAAGAGCAAACCAAGAAAATCGGCCAGCTTTCCAAAGGTTACCGACAGCGTGTGGGACTTGCCCAGGCGTTGATGCACGACCCCGAAGTACTCATCCTGGATGAACCTACTACCGGTCTCGACCCGAACCAGTTGATTGAAATCCGCAACTTCATCCGCGAACTGGGCCGTGAGAAGACCGTTATCCTCTCCACGCACATCCTGCAAGAGGCTGCCGCTATGTGCGAGCGCACCATTATTATCAATGATGGAAAAATCGTGGCCGACGACCTGACCGAACGTCTGCTTCGTACCGGTGCCAATCGTCAGAGCATTGATGTGGAGTTTCTGAATGAAGTTTCGGTGGAAGAGCTGGAGTCTTTGGCTGATGTGATTAATGTGGAAAAGGTTTCCGGAAAATACTATCGCCTCACCGCGGAGAGTGATATCCGCGAATCATTGTTCCGTACCTCCGTCGAAAAAGGATGGGTAATCCTCACTCTGACAAGAAAGGAATTCACCCTTGAAGAACTCTTTGGTCGCCTGACGCAGAAGGGATAA
- a CDS encoding DNA topoisomerase 3 — translation MKVCIAEKPSVAREIAQILGAKTKKDGYFEGNGYQVTWTFGHLCTLKEPHEYLPEWKQWSLAYLPMMPPRFGIRVIANDGYEKQFRIIEGLVKNAEMVINCGDAGQEGELIQRWVLQKAQCSCPIFRLWISSLTEEAIREGFEKLHTNAEFQSLYEAGLSRAIGDWLLGMNATRLFTLKYGKNKSVLSIGRVQTPTLALIVNRQLEILNFKPEPYWELKTIYRNTTFSAAKGKFTSQEEGQEFLETVRNSPFTVTNVTTKKGNEAPLRLFDLTSLQVECNKKFSFSADETLKLIQSLYEKKVTTYPRVDTTFLSDDIYPKVPGTLRGLKDYEELTAPVLAAKIPKSKKVFDNSKVTDHHAIIPTGVHPNNLTNDERKVFDLVARRFIAAFYPDCKISTTTVNGEVDKVEFKVNGKQILDPGWRVVFAKDKPDEKEESEKKDEDDDNILPAFEIGESGPHEPTLGEKWTQPPKPYTEATLLRAMETAGKQVDDDELRDALKENGIGRPSTRAAIIETLFKRNYIRKEKKNLVATPTGIDLIGVIDVELLKSVELTGLWEKKLREIEKGSFEARQFIDELKAMVTDVVNQVKYDTSHRSVSVEAPALEEPKETKAPKEKKERAPRKKKEPTEPKPEAAKPAAPTAPAVTSQPEICPLCGKGTIIKGKTAYGCSEWKNGCTYRRPFEEGEK, via the coding sequence ATGAAAGTGTGCATCGCCGAAAAACCCAGTGTCGCCCGTGAAATCGCCCAGATATTAGGCGCCAAAACCAAGAAGGATGGCTACTTCGAAGGGAATGGTTACCAGGTCACCTGGACATTCGGTCACCTTTGTACGCTGAAGGAGCCCCACGAATATTTACCCGAATGGAAGCAGTGGTCATTGGCCTATTTGCCGATGATGCCTCCCCGTTTTGGTATCCGTGTCATTGCTAATGATGGTTACGAAAAACAATTCCGCATAATCGAAGGATTGGTGAAAAACGCCGAAATGGTGATAAACTGTGGTGATGCCGGCCAGGAGGGAGAGCTGATACAGCGCTGGGTATTGCAAAAGGCGCAATGTTCCTGTCCCATTTTCCGCCTCTGGATTTCTTCCCTGACGGAAGAGGCTATTCGCGAAGGTTTTGAAAAGCTGCACACGAATGCTGAATTTCAAAGCCTGTATGAAGCGGGGCTTTCGCGTGCTATCGGCGACTGGTTGCTGGGCATGAATGCGACGCGCCTATTTACCCTAAAATATGGTAAGAACAAAAGCGTACTTTCCATCGGTCGGGTACAGACGCCGACCTTAGCCCTGATTGTAAATCGCCAGCTCGAAATCCTGAACTTCAAGCCAGAGCCTTACTGGGAACTGAAAACCATCTACCGCAATACCACCTTCTCGGCGGCCAAAGGAAAATTTACTTCGCAGGAAGAGGGACAGGAGTTTCTGGAGACGGTGCGCAACTCGCCTTTTACCGTAACCAACGTTACGACCAAAAAAGGAAACGAAGCGCCGCTACGACTTTTTGACCTGACCTCGCTTCAGGTGGAGTGTAACAAGAAGTTTAGCTTCTCGGCTGATGAGACATTGAAGTTGATTCAGTCACTTTATGAGAAAAAGGTGACCACCTATCCGCGTGTGGATACCACTTTTCTGAGCGATGACATTTACCCCAAAGTGCCCGGCACATTGCGTGGTCTGAAGGATTATGAAGAGCTGACTGCTCCGGTTTTGGCTGCAAAGATTCCCAAGTCAAAGAAAGTATTTGACAACAGCAAGGTGACCGACCACCACGCTATTATACCTACGGGAGTGCATCCCAATAACCTGACCAACGACGAACGCAAGGTCTTTGACCTAGTGGCACGTCGCTTCATTGCTGCCTTTTACCCCGACTGTAAAATCTCGACCACGACCGTCAATGGTGAAGTGGATAAGGTGGAGTTTAAGGTAAATGGAAAGCAGATTCTCGATCCGGGATGGCGTGTGGTTTTTGCCAAAGACAAACCGGATGAAAAAGAGGAGAGCGAAAAGAAAGACGAAGACGATGACAATATCCTGCCGGCGTTTGAGATTGGCGAAAGCGGTCCGCACGAACCTACCTTAGGGGAGAAATGGACGCAGCCACCCAAGCCTTACACCGAAGCGACCCTGTTGCGTGCGATGGAGACGGCGGGTAAACAGGTGGATGATGATGAATTGCGCGATGCCCTGAAGGAAAACGGGATTGGCCGGCCTTCCACCCGTGCAGCCATTATCGAAACGCTCTTTAAACGCAACTATATCCGCAAGGAAAAGAAAAATCTGGTAGCCACACCGACTGGCATTGACCTGATTGGGGTCATTGACGTGGAGCTGCTTAAATCGGTGGAGTTGACCGGTCTTTGGGAGAAGAAGCTCCGTGAGATAGAAAAAGGCAGCTTTGAAGCCCGCCAGTTTATAGACGAGCTGAAAGCGATGGTGACGGATGTGGTGAATCAGGTAAAATACGATACCTCGCACCGTTCGGTGAGTGTGGAAGCTCCTGCGCTTGAAGAGCCAAAGGAAACGAAAGCCCCGAAAGAGAAGAAAGAGCGAGCGCCTCGCAAAAAGAAAGAACCAACCGAACCAAAACCAGAAGCCGCAAAACCTGCTGCTCCAACGGCTCCTGCCGTTACATCACAGCCGGAGATTTGTCCGTTGTGTGGCAAAGGAACGATTATCAAGGGGAAAACAGCCTATGGCTGCTCGGAATGGAAAAACGGGTGTACCTATCGGAGGCCGTTTGAGGAAGGGGAGAAGTAA
- a CDS encoding nucleoside deaminase, which produces MDKHLIYINEAIRLAVDNVSNGGGPFGAVIVKDGEIIARSANTVTQTNDPTAHAEVNAIRETCRRLETFHLEGCVIYSSCEPCPMCLSAIYWARISEVYYAATREDAAESGFDDSLIYDEITKPPGKRIISFIQMKVDEMVKPFRIWQEYEDKTRY; this is translated from the coding sequence ATGGACAAGCATTTAATCTATATAAACGAGGCCATCCGGTTGGCGGTCGATAATGTAAGCAACGGTGGCGGCCCATTTGGCGCCGTGATTGTAAAAGATGGCGAGATCATCGCCCGTTCCGCTAATACCGTTACGCAGACCAATGACCCGACAGCCCATGCCGAAGTCAACGCCATCCGTGAAACCTGCCGCCGGTTGGAAACATTTCACCTTGAGGGGTGTGTGATTTATTCCAGCTGCGAACCCTGCCCCATGTGCCTTTCAGCCATCTATTGGGCACGGATAAGCGAGGTATATTATGCAGCTACCCGGGAGGATGCCGCGGAAAGTGGCTTTGACGATTCCCTCATTTACGACGAAATCACCAAACCACCCGGCAAGCGGATTATTTCATTTATCCAAATGAAAGTTGACGAAATGGTAAAACCCTTTCGCATCTGGCAAGAATACGAGGACAAAACCCGTTATTAA
- a CDS encoding 2-oxoacid:acceptor oxidoreductase subunit alpha, protein MAVHEKVKELDSVVIRFSGDSGDGMQLVGNIFSNLSATLGNEISTFPDYPAEMRAPQGTLGGVSGFQVQIGAKNVYTPGDKADVLIAMNPAALKANAKSLKPHSVVIIDEDSFTDKDLKKADFKTENPFEELGLTQIQVVPTPITNLVKLSLEGLGVEGKAALRSKNMFALGLVCWLFNRSIESVTPFLEAKFAKKPAVLQANLKVLNDGFNYGANTHASISTYHVEVAEEQEKGIFTDVNGNNATAYGLVAAAEKAGLELFLGSYPITPATDILHELSKRKELGVKTVQCEDEIAAICTAIGASFAGDLAVTTTSGPGLALKGEAIGLAVMAELPLVIIDVQRGGPSTGLPTKTEQADLMQALYGRNGESPAVVVAAKTPTDCFDMAFYASKIALEHMTPVILLTDGFIANGSSAWKIPNLDDYPAINPPYVSADMAEGWKPYKRNEETMVRYWAKPGIPGFEHRVGGLEKDYDTSVISTDPANHQKMTNARQAKIDNIANFIPALEVEGNPEADVLVVGWGGTYGHLHTAVEKMNESGKKVALAHFQYINPLPANTAEVLKKYKKIVVCEINMGQLAGHLRMKVPGIQLEQFNKVQGQPFMVSELVDCFTKLIEE, encoded by the coding sequence ATGGCGGTACACGAAAAAGTAAAAGAGTTGGATAGCGTGGTGATCCGATTCTCCGGTGACTCCGGCGATGGAATGCAGTTGGTGGGTAACATCTTCTCAAATCTGTCGGCCACACTGGGTAACGAAATCTCGACGTTTCCCGATTATCCTGCGGAAATGCGCGCACCACAGGGAACTCTGGGCGGAGTTTCCGGCTTCCAGGTTCAGATTGGTGCTAAAAATGTATATACACCCGGAGACAAAGCCGATGTGTTGATCGCAATGAACCCGGCTGCTCTTAAGGCTAATGCCAAATCTCTCAAGCCACATTCTGTAGTTATCATTGATGAAGATTCATTTACCGATAAAGACCTGAAAAAGGCCGACTTCAAAACCGAAAATCCATTCGAAGAACTGGGATTGACCCAAATCCAGGTTGTCCCAACTCCGATCACCAATCTGGTGAAGCTAAGCCTTGAAGGCCTCGGCGTGGAAGGAAAAGCTGCTCTTCGTTCTAAAAATATGTTCGCACTCGGTCTGGTTTGCTGGTTATTTAACCGCTCCATCGAAAGCGTAACTCCTTTCCTCGAAGCTAAATTCGCTAAAAAACCGGCGGTACTTCAAGCTAACCTGAAAGTATTGAATGACGGTTTCAACTATGGTGCAAATACTCACGCATCAATCTCTACATACCACGTGGAAGTGGCTGAAGAGCAGGAAAAAGGTATCTTCACCGACGTAAACGGAAACAATGCAACCGCTTACGGATTGGTTGCAGCTGCTGAAAAAGCAGGTCTGGAACTTTTTCTTGGCAGCTACCCTATTACTCCGGCAACTGATATTCTTCATGAATTGTCAAAACGCAAAGAACTGGGAGTAAAAACCGTTCAATGCGAAGACGAGATTGCAGCTATCTGTACCGCTATTGGCGCAAGCTTTGCCGGTGATCTGGCCGTAACCACGACTTCAGGACCGGGTCTGGCATTGAAAGGCGAAGCGATCGGTCTGGCTGTAATGGCTGAATTACCGTTGGTGATTATTGACGTACAGCGTGGTGGTCCATCTACCGGCCTTCCTACCAAAACCGAGCAAGCTGACCTGATGCAGGCGCTTTATGGCCGTAACGGTGAAAGCCCTGCAGTAGTAGTTGCCGCTAAGACTCCGACCGACTGTTTCGATATGGCGTTCTACGCTTCAAAAATTGCATTGGAGCACATGACTCCGGTAATCCTGTTGACCGACGGTTTCATCGCAAACGGTTCATCTGCATGGAAAATCCCTAACCTTGATGATTATCCTGCCATCAATCCTCCATACGTTTCCGCCGATATGGCTGAAGGCTGGAAACCTTACAAACGTAACGAAGAAACAATGGTACGCTATTGGGCTAAACCGGGCATTCCGGGATTCGAGCACCGCGTAGGTGGTCTTGAAAAAGATTACGATACGAGCGTCATCTCTACCGATCCGGCTAACCACCAGAAGATGACCAACGCCCGCCAGGCTAAAATCGACAACATCGCGAATTTCATCCCTGCTCTTGAAGTAGAAGGAAATCCGGAAGCTGATGTACTTGTTGTGGGTTGGGGCGGTACTTACGGTCACCTCCACACTGCAGTAGAGAAGATGAACGAAAGCGGCAAGAAAGTAGCATTGGCTCACTTCCAATACATCAATCCACTACCGGCAAACACCGCCGAAGTATTGAAGAAATACAAAAAGATCGTGGTATGCGAGATCAACATGGGTCAATTGGCTGGTCACCTGCGCATGAAAGTGCCGGGAATCCAGTTGGAGCAATTCAACAAGGTACAAGGCCAACCGTTCATGGTAAGCGAATTGGTAGATTGTTTCACTAAACTGATTGAGGAATAA
- a CDS encoding 2-oxoacid:ferredoxin oxidoreductase subunit beta — translation MENKQYTAGDFKSAAKVTWCPGCGDFAILSSLQKAMAELKLTPENTAVISGIGCSSRLPYFMATYGFHTIHGRGSAIATGVKVANPDLSVWQITGDGDCLAIGGNHFIHAVRRNVDLNIILMNNKIYGLTKGQYSPTTERGYVTKTSPYGTIEDPFVPAELTMGARGNFFARSIDVDLSTTFDCMIEAAKHKGASVVEVLQNCVIFTDGVHDYYSDKETRPDRTILLKHGEKMIFGANRDKGLVLDGLKLKVVTIGENGITQEDILTHDATEADNALHYKLALMHNEGLPLAIGVIRNVEAPVYDQEVKAQIAEVQANKPQRKLRDFLLSGETWEVK, via the coding sequence ATGGAAAATAAACAATATACTGCCGGCGATTTTAAGAGCGCCGCAAAAGTAACCTGGTGTCCGGGTTGCGGTGACTTTGCAATCCTTAGTTCACTGCAAAAAGCAATGGCGGAGTTGAAACTTACGCCTGAGAACACGGCTGTTATTTCAGGTATCGGATGTTCTTCACGTCTGCCTTACTTCATGGCGACCTACGGTTTCCACACCATCCACGGACGTGGTTCGGCTATCGCTACCGGCGTAAAAGTGGCTAATCCAGACTTGTCTGTATGGCAAATCACCGGCGACGGCGACTGTCTTGCTATCGGTGGTAACCACTTCATCCACGCAGTACGTCGTAACGTGGACCTGAACATCATCCTGATGAACAACAAGATCTACGGTCTGACCAAAGGACAATACTCTCCTACTACAGAGCGTGGCTACGTGACCAAAACCTCTCCATACGGAACTATCGAAGATCCGTTTGTTCCGGCGGAGCTGACTATGGGTGCACGTGGTAACTTCTTCGCACGCTCGATTGATGTTGACTTGTCGACTACATTCGATTGTATGATCGAAGCAGCCAAACACAAAGGCGCATCAGTAGTGGAAGTCCTTCAGAACTGCGTAATCTTTACCGATGGCGTTCACGACTACTATTCAGATAAAGAGACCCGTCCGGATCGTACCATTCTCCTGAAACACGGTGAGAAAATGATCTTCGGCGCTAACCGCGACAAAGGCCTTGTGCTTGACGGATTGAAACTTAAAGTGGTTACGATCGGCGAAAACGGCATTACCCAGGAAGACATCCTGACTCACGATGCCACCGAAGCGGACAACGCTCTTCACTACAAGCTTGCACTGATGCACAACGAAGGCCTGCCATTGGCTATCGGTGTAATCCGTAATGTTGAAGCCCCTGTTTACGATCAGGAGGTGAAAGCGCAAATCGCAGAGGTACAAGCAAACAAACCTCAACGTAAACTACGCGATTTCTTGCTTAGCGGCGAGACCTGGGAAGTGAAATAA